GTCGGAAATTGTTTTCCAGAGGCTCGGCCCACACGGCGAATTCGGCAATGTGCAATTCGTTCTTGCTGCTGCGGGTTACCACCTGTGGTCGATCCAGGTAGTCAGGAAGTTTCACGGGACCGAGGCCGATGGTCTTGCCCTGCAGAGCAGATGCGTCCAGT
The DNA window shown above is from Deltaproteobacteria bacterium and carries:
- a CDS encoding membrane integrity-associated transporter subunit PqiC, which encodes MRQLLFIAAALCLFVSSGCFNLGKGTIEQTRFFLLSSMQDSEDLRLDASALQGKTIGLGPVKLPDYLDRPQVVTRSSKNELHIAEFAVWAEPLENNFR